The following proteins are co-located in the Dyadobacter chenwenxiniae genome:
- a CDS encoding DUF4249 domain-containing protein — MKLTAFQTCLRFVCLLSIPFLWSCDDEIDLNISTANPILNIDAWINNKPETQHIYLTLTQDYFENNTLPPAVTGATVTVTDNNGRIYEFTEDPKSGNGAYSWQPKKGETLAGVGQRYTLKVIYKGETYTATSAMNRVPSVDSLTLSYTEGQGMMDDIYRAEFWSTDPAGKGDTYWLRAYKNGQLLNKASEITTAYDAGTSSGSGFDGVTFITPVRVGINANNFDDDDRPVSPLSNGDTIYVEIHSINLVSFNYLAEVVSQADRMGGISELFTSAPLANVSTNIVNSNANGSAVVGFFNVAAVAGRGKKFYF, encoded by the coding sequence TGAATATTTCCACTGCGAACCCGATACTCAACATAGACGCGTGGATTAATAATAAGCCCGAAACCCAACACATTTATCTGACCCTCACCCAGGATTATTTCGAAAATAACACCTTGCCGCCAGCAGTTACCGGGGCAACGGTGACCGTTACAGATAACAACGGGCGCATTTACGAATTTACCGAAGACCCCAAAAGCGGGAACGGCGCTTACAGCTGGCAACCAAAAAAGGGAGAAACACTGGCCGGGGTCGGCCAACGCTATACGTTGAAAGTGATCTATAAGGGTGAAACTTACACTGCGACCTCAGCCATGAACCGTGTTCCGTCTGTGGATAGCCTAACCTTATCATATACAGAAGGTCAGGGTATGATGGACGACATCTACCGCGCCGAATTCTGGTCAACAGATCCGGCGGGTAAAGGAGATACATATTGGCTCAGAGCTTATAAGAATGGCCAGTTACTCAACAAAGCAAGTGAAATCACCACGGCCTACGATGCAGGAACTTCATCAGGCAGCGGCTTCGATGGCGTAACATTCATCACGCCGGTCAGAGTAGGGATCAATGCAAATAACTTTGACGATGACGACAGGCCCGTATCTCCGTTGTCCAATGGTGATACGATATATGTTGAAATCCATTCCATTAACCTGGTCTCGTTTAATTATCTGGCCGAGGTCGTCTCGCAGGCTGATAGAATGGGTGGCATTTCAGAGCTTTTCACCTCCGCTCCGCTGGCGAATGTCTCAACGAATATTGTCAATTCCAATGCAAACGGATCGGCTGTTGTAGGTTTTTTTAATGTGGCTGCTGTGGCTGGCAGGGGGAAGAAATTTTACTTCTGA
- a CDS encoding sensor histidine kinase: MTALFGQKFNYLRFLLNYRFWLHVTGWLAFFTSPLILPAPVFEHLPRFYVNYLFVTRVIINLVFIGIFYLNLFHLTPRLLWTRNLTRFLLYLAAMLVLVILLDYFLLKGVQEDLQKYFANTHAHDPFLESISADTFPSPHQLFANSLLFMLIILSSSLWAVLTDRLRQQAFSQQILYEKTSAELAVLRLQISPHFLFNTLNNIRWLTRTKSDQAEVSVMELAEILRYMLFQVTHHKVDLKEEITYLNRYVNLQKLRIHAKTEVDFNCDGDYENIKIEPLLFMPFVENAFKFGVHSEQPSKITIHLSVKENELLFICSNQCFDLSNDEQMPGTGQGLPNVKRRLELYYPLTHALTIHHDQSLFSVILKLSLNYGQNEMSGRR; the protein is encoded by the coding sequence ATGACTGCACTATTCGGGCAAAAATTCAATTACCTTCGATTTCTGCTCAATTACCGATTCTGGTTACACGTAACCGGCTGGCTAGCTTTCTTCACATCTCCTTTAATTTTACCCGCTCCTGTTTTTGAACACCTTCCAAGGTTTTATGTCAATTATCTGTTCGTCACCAGAGTAATTATTAACCTGGTTTTTATTGGCATATTTTATCTAAATCTATTTCATTTAACTCCCCGGTTATTATGGACAAGGAATTTAACCCGCTTTTTACTTTACCTGGCGGCAATGCTTGTCCTGGTAATTCTGCTTGATTATTTTTTACTAAAAGGTGTTCAGGAGGACCTGCAAAAGTATTTTGCAAATACGCATGCCCACGATCCGTTTTTGGAAAGTATTTCGGCAGATACATTTCCAAGCCCACACCAGCTTTTCGCAAATTCACTCCTGTTTATGCTCATTATCCTTTCCAGCTCACTCTGGGCAGTTTTAACGGACAGGTTACGTCAGCAAGCGTTTAGTCAACAGATATTGTACGAAAAAACAAGTGCAGAACTAGCCGTCCTTCGTCTCCAAATCAGCCCCCATTTTCTTTTTAATACACTCAACAACATCCGCTGGCTTACCAGAACAAAATCCGATCAAGCCGAAGTTTCAGTCATGGAATTAGCTGAAATCCTCCGATACATGCTTTTTCAGGTTACCCATCATAAAGTAGATCTTAAAGAGGAAATAACATATCTAAATCGATATGTGAATTTGCAAAAACTGCGGATTCATGCAAAGACAGAGGTCGACTTCAATTGTGATGGCGACTATGAAAACATTAAAATAGAACCCCTGCTTTTTATGCCGTTTGTTGAAAATGCATTTAAGTTTGGAGTTCATTCTGAACAGCCTTCGAAAATAACAATTCATCTGTCCGTGAAAGAAAATGAATTGCTATTTATCTGTTCAAATCAATGCTTTGATTTGTCAAACGATGAACAGATGCCCGGAACAGGCCAGGGATTGCCAAATGTGAAGAGAAGATTGGAACTCTATTATCCACTGACTCACGCGTTGACAATACATCACGATCAATCGCTTTTTTCTGTCATACTTAAATTAAGTCTGAATTATGGACAAAATGAGATGTCTGGCCGTAGATGA
- a CDS encoding LytR/AlgR family response regulator transcription factor: protein MDKMRCLAVDDEPFALEILADDIRKIETLNLVKTCRSAVDARRVLDYADFDLIFLDIHMPGLSGLQLLSQLSNPPMVILTTAFEQYAVKAFELNVVDYLLKPISFERLVSASGKAVSMHQMKLPNKKSVDEQGALFVKSEYQTIKVLYSDILYIEGMKDYVKIYTNSRANPLLTRMNVKGICALLPADSFCRVHQSYIVSIEKISAFQKRKLRIAEKEIPIGNQFGDNLKNLYELGKA, encoded by the coding sequence ATGGACAAAATGAGATGTCTGGCCGTAGATGACGAGCCTTTTGCATTGGAGATTCTGGCAGATGATATCCGCAAAATTGAAACCTTAAATTTAGTTAAAACTTGCAGGAGTGCCGTGGATGCCAGACGAGTTCTTGACTACGCGGACTTCGACCTGATTTTTCTGGATATACACATGCCGGGACTTTCAGGTTTACAACTCCTGTCGCAACTATCGAACCCACCAATGGTTATTCTTACGACAGCTTTTGAGCAATATGCGGTAAAAGCTTTTGAATTGAATGTGGTAGATTATTTATTAAAACCCATTTCTTTTGAACGGCTCGTTTCCGCAAGCGGAAAAGCAGTTTCAATGCATCAAATGAAACTGCCGAATAAAAAATCTGTTGACGAGCAGGGAGCACTATTTGTTAAATCAGAATATCAAACAATTAAAGTTCTGTATTCCGACATTCTTTATATCGAGGGAATGAAAGATTATGTAAAAATATATACGAATTCGAGGGCCAACCCGCTGCTTACCCGGATGAATGTAAAAGGAATTTGCGCGCTTCTGCCAGCTGATAGCTTTTGCAGAGTTCATCAATCTTATATTGTTTCAATCGAGAAAATTAGCGCGTTCCAAAAGAGGAAATTAAGAATAGCCGAAAAAGAGATCCCCATAGGAAATCAGTTTGGGGACAATTTGAAGAATCTGTATGAGTTGGGAAAAGCTTAA